A single Brassica rapa cultivar Chiifu-401-42 chromosome A04, CAAS_Brap_v3.01, whole genome shotgun sequence DNA region contains:
- the LOC103865358 gene encoding transcription factor bHLH53, with the protein MSSMDCLSHFFNWDQPIQLQDCFIPDMDMIIPETDSFYFQSQPQMQFDRPLFQEEAPSQSLLELTHFDAFCDQLLPPQEIFLPYPKAETFDESHNMDSFLPTSKRQKLFNSSYHCNTHNHFPSPNLEYVPEASIFPEFMVPDFPLAFEAGRGDQEGTKRPTLSSQSIAARERRRRIADKTQELTKLIPGGQKLNTAEMFQAAAKYVKFLQSQVGILQMMQTTKKRQGISDAEIETKVLLGSQAIQEKLSTEEVCLVPCEMVRELTSEESSWRNPKISGEITKLLSTDLAN; encoded by the exons ATGTCGTCCATGGATTGTTTAAGCCACTTCTTTAACTGGGATCAACCTATCCAGCTCCAGGATTGCTTTATTCCAGACATGGATATGATTATCCCAGAAACCGACAGTTTCTACTTCCAATCTCAACCGCAAATGCAGTTTGATCGGCCATTGTTTCAAGAAGAAGCTCCTTCACAGAGCTTGTTAGAGCTCACTCACTTTGACGCTTTCTGCGACCAGTTGCTTCCTCCACAAGAAATCTTTCTTCCTTACCCTAAAGCTGAAACATTCGACGAGTCACACAACATGGATTCCTTCCTTCCCACGTCAAAACGCCAGAAACTCTTTAACTCAAGCTACCATTGTAACACTCACAACCATTTCCCAAGTCCTAACCTTGAGTACGTTCCAGAAGCTTCCATCTTCCCGGAGTTTATGGTTCCGGATTTCCCCTTAGCGTTCGAGGCAGGTCGAGGAGATCAAGAAGGCACCAAGAGACCAACGCTTTCATCTCAGAGCATCGCGGCTcgagagaggagaagaagaattgCGGACAAGACTCAGGAGCTCACGAAACTCATTCCCGGTGGTCAGAAACTTAACACCGCCGAGATGTTCCAAGCCGCCGCTAAGTATGTCAAGTTCTTGCAAAGCCAAGTTGGGATTCTCCAAATGATGCAGACCACAAAGAAG AGGCAGGGTATCTCTGATGCGGaaatagaaactaaagtttTGCTTGGATCACAAGCAATCCAGGAGAAGCTATCAACGGAGGAAGTATGTTTGGTTCCGTGCGAAATGGTTCGAGAGCTAACAAGTGAAGAATCTAGTTGGAGAAACCCTAAGATTTCTGGAGAGATCACCAAGTTACTGTCTACAGATCTGGCTAATTAG
- the LOC103865359 gene encoding probable WRKY transcription factor 35: MCSVFESLDMDNFQGDLTDVVRGLGSGHMTSSPGPPEGPFAISLSTPPTSDFHVDFPSVANSQMNPFGDPFVSMTDPLLSLPANFSGAGDSKSNNSFAVFPNTTVDDHVKNQCSVFPRIRISQRNIIQDASKCNSPAMATSSVTAASPWGMINVDSPNSPRNCLLVDNNNITSSSSQIQISSCPQNFGITRRKGQGKKVVCIPAPAAASSRSSGEIVPSDLWAWRKYGQKPIKGSPYPRGYYRCSSSKGCPARKQVERSRTDPNMLVITYTSEHNHPWPTQRNALAGSTRSSSSSSSNPCSKSTIATTSALSRVSQNKEEPNRSHLPFSSTPPPYVAKAVKEEDAEERKDNMEFDDVDDTYRPEFQHQLGDFFADLDELEEDSLTMLLPQGFSGDNSGGGNLDNKRMIPDVFSDFFDDDSPRSL; encoded by the exons ATGTGCAGTGTCTTTGAGTCTTTAGACATGGACAACTTCCAAGGAGACCTAACCGACGTTGTACGAGGACTCGGATCAGGACACATGACATCATCTCCTGGGCCACCGGAAGGTCCATTTGCAATCAGTTTGTCTACGCCGCCGACTTCAGATTTCCACGTGGATTTTCCCTCCGTCGCAAACTCTCAGATGAATCCCTTCGGCGACCCGTTCGTAAGCATGACAGATCCTCTCCTCAGCCTCCCGGCCAACTTCTCCGGCGCTGGAGATAGCAAAAGCAACAACAGTTTTGCAGTCTTTCCAAACACTACTGTGGATGATCATGTCAAGAATCAATGCAGTGTCTTCCCAAGAATCCGGATTTCGCAAAGAAACATCATCCAAGATGCATCCAAGTGTAATTCTCCAGCTATGGCCACCTCCTCCGTCACAGCAGCTTCTCCGTGGGGGATGATCAACGTTGATAGCCCTAACAGTCCAAGAAACTGTTTACTGGTCGATAATAATAACATCACGTCATCTTCTTCGCAGATTCAGATCTCTTCTTGCCCTCAGAATTTTGGCATAacgaggag GAAGGGCCAGGGAAAGAAGGTGGTGTGCATACCTGCTCCAGCCGCCGCGAGCAGCCGGTCCAGTGGAGAAATTGTTCCGTCTGATCTGTGGGCCTGGCGAAAATACGGTCAAAAACCCATCAAAGGTTCTCCTTATCCCAG GGGTTACTACAGATGTAGCAGCTCGAAAGGTTGTCCAGCTAGGAAACAAGTGGAACGTAGCCGCACCGATCCAAACATGTTAGTCATTACTTACACATCAGAACATAACCATCCATGGCCCACTCAACGCAACGCTCTCGCCGGCTCTACTcgttcttcttcatcctcttctTCAAACCCTTGTTCCAAATCCACAATCGCAACGACTTCTGCCTTGTCCAGAGTCTCCCAAAACAAAGAGGAACCTAATAGGTCCCACTTGCCATTCTCATCCACTCCTCCTCCTTATGTAGCCAAAGCGGTTAAGGAGGAAGACGCTGAGGAGCGTAAGGATAATATGGAGTTCGATGACGTTGACGACACCTATAGACCGGAGTTTCAGCATCAGCTGGGGGATTTCTTCGCCGATCTTGACGAGCTTGAGGAAGATTCTCTAACTATGTTGCTCCCTCAAGGATTCTCCGGAGATAATAGCGGTGGAGGTAACCTGGATAACAAAAGAATGATTCCTGACGTTTTTAGCGATTTCTTTGACGACGATTCCCCAAGATCGTTATAA
- the LOC103865360 gene encoding coatomer subunit epsilon-2 translates to MASTGAAPDHLFNLRNQFYLGAYQTAINNSDIPHLSPEDAVERDCLVFRSYIALGSYQLVISEIDESAATPLQAVKLLAMYLSSPAHKESTISSLREWLADSTIGNNATLRLVAGIVFMHEEDYSEALKHTHAGGTMDLHALNVQIFIKMHRSDYAEKQLGVMQQYDEDHTLTQLATAWFNLAVGGSKIQEAYLIFQDFCEKYPMTCLILNGKAVCCMQMGNFDEAESLLLEALNKDAKDPETLANLVVCSLHVGKSSSRYLSQLKLSHPEHVLVKRVSSAEDNFERAVQSVA, encoded by the exons ATGGCGTCCACGGGAGCAGCACCAGATCACCTCTTCAATCTGAGAAACCAATTCTACCTGGGAGCTTATCAAACGGCGATCAACAACAGCGACATCCCTCACCTCTCGCCGGAGGACGCCGTGGAACGCGACTGCCTCGTCTTCCGCTCCTACATCGCCCTCGGTAGCTATCAG CTCGTTATCAGCGAGATCGATGAATCCGCCGCTACTCCACTGCAGGCAGTCAAGCTCCTCGCGATGTATCTATCGAGTCCTGCTCATAAG GAATCAACGATTTCAAGCTTGAGGGAGTGGTTGGCAGATTCAACAATAGGCAACAATGCTACTTTGCGACTGGTTGCTGGTATTGTTTTCATGCATGAGGAAGATTATAGTGAAGCTCTGAAGCACACTCATGCTGGAGGAACTATGGATCT GCATGCGTTGAACGTTCAGATATTCATTAAGATGCACAGATCAGATTATGCTGAGAAGCAGCTTGGAGTTATGCAGCAATATGACGAAGACCACACTCTCACTCAACTTGCTACCGCTTGGTTTAACCTTGCAGTG GGTGGCTCGAAGATTCAGGAAGCTTATCTCATTTTCCAGGATTTCTGTGAGAAGTATCCCATGACGTGCTTGATCTTGAACGGCAAAGCAGTTTGCTGCATGCAAATGGGCAACTTTGATGAAGCTGAATCACTACTCCTTGAAGCACTCAACAAG GATGCTAAAGACCCAGAAACTCTTGCAAACCTTGTCGTTTGCAGTCTTCATGTTGGCAAATCATCTTCACGTTACTTAAG CCAGCTGAAACTATCACACCCAGAACATGTGCTTGTGAAGCGTGTTTCATCAGCCGAAGATAACTTTGAGAGAGCGGTTCAGTCTGTGGCCTGA
- the LOC103865361 gene encoding protein PHOTOSYSTEM I ASSEMBLY 2, chloroplastic, protein MAASSNLFAIPSRLHIPSSPFISAPNRNQVRILAKSCPDNQSFGSNDSDSSSETPNKTQGDQKPLSRRQWMMTCVCLSPALITNAYAFVSVQNAAALDKKPGVCRNCQGIGAVLCDMCGGTGKWKALNRKRAKDVYEFTECPNCYGRGKLVCPVCLGTGLPNNKGLLRRPGARELLDKMYNGRLLPNS, encoded by the exons ATGGCTGCTTCATCTAATCTCTTCGCAATCCCTTCGCGTCTTCATATACCTTCTTCTCCGTTTATCT CCGCACCAAACCGGAATCAAGTTCGTATCCTCGCCAAATCATGCCCGGACAATCAGAGCTTCGGTTCGAACGATTCGGATTCTTCATCGGAGACACCCAACAAAACCCAG GGGGATCAGAAACCGTTGTCACGGAGACAGTGGATGATGACATGTGTGTGCTTATCCCCAGCTTTGATTACCAATGCTTATGCCTTTGTCTCTGTACAAAACGCAGCCGCTTTAGACAAGAAACCAGGTGTTTGCCGTAACTGTCAGGGCATTGGTGCTGTTCTTT GTGATATGTGTGGAGGAACAGGAAAATGGAAAGCTCTAAACCGAAAACGAGCCAAAGATGTATATGAGTTCACAGAATGTCCAAATTGTTACG GTCGAGGCAAACTTGTTTGTCCGGTCTGTTTGGGTACAGGTTTACCAAACAACAAAGGACTCCTTAGAAGGCCTGGTGCTCGTGAGCTACTCGACAAGATGTACAATGGTCGTCTTCTTCCCAATTCATGA
- the LOC103865362 gene encoding lysine-specific demethylase JMJ15 yields the protein MVLTAESRIKEGKEETNVGPSNTPRHPEVLARWDPAKARRPDIAEAPVFYPSLEEFEDTVAYIEKIRPLAEPYGICRIVPPLKWSPPFRLREKSIWEGIKFPTRVQNVELLQNRGPVMKKKKKPKARKRKRSSSSKGQPSSVSSPEEEKVFGFNSGPDFTLEEFEKYARCFKESYFEMKEGNAGDTKWSPSIEEIEGEYWRIVEHAAADEDVEVYYGADLENKVLGSGFERGETSGWDLNNLRRLSGSLLSFERGDISGVLVPWVYVGMCFSTFCWHVEDHHLYSINYNHFGEPKVWYGVPGTHATSLEKAMRKHLPELFEETPDLLHGLVTQFSPSILKDEGVPVYRAVQRAGEYVLTFPRAYHAGFNSGFNCAEAVNVATVDWLSHGQNAVELLSDENKKTSVSHDKLLLGAAYEAVRSLSGDGGESGKSLEWRCFCDKNMTLTKAVETRLRMEEARIDALGGGFRLMKMEKYFDSNCERECAKCSYDLHLTASGCSKCSPGEYACTKHANELCSCEGNDRFVLLRHTVDELRSLVRALEGEPEHLKTWASMVREVFSEAQKREPRGFDLNLEFQVDGEFDDTSETRHDEAEDLKTWASKVKEPRDFDLNLEYQVDDEFDNTSDARHDAYMLNFAASVETINLGFLVFRDLWSNKHAIYPKGFKSRVKFYNVKDPMRMSYYISEVVDVGLLGPFFTVTLEEAHQDESFSAGSAQACWEMVLQKVNEEIKKRQERNIHTLESINGLQMFGFLSPSIIQAIEALDPNHRLVEYWNLRKQGGSLEV from the exons ATGGTTCTTACAGCAGAATCTCGGATCAAAGAG GGAAAGGAGGAGACCAATGTAGGACCTTCTAATACCCCCCGTCATCCAGAG GTTCTTGCTAGATGGGATCCAGCTAAAGCGCGGAGGCCAGACATTGCTGAAGCGCCAGTATTCTACCCTTCATTAGAG GAGTTTGAAGATACAGTTGCTTACATAGAAAAAATACGTCCCTTAGCTGAACCATATGGTATTTGCCGTATCGTACCACCCTTGAAATGGTCTCCTCCTTTTCGGCTTAGAGAGAAAAGTATATGGGAGGGTATAAAGTTCCCCACCCGGGTTCAGAACGTGGAGCTGCTTCAGAACAGAGGGCccgtgatgaagaagaagaagaaacctaaGGCAAGAAAACGGAAACGAAGTTCCTCCTCCAAGGGACAACCTAGCTCAGTTTCATCTCCCGAGGAAGAAAAGGTATTTGGTTTCAACTCTGGCCCAGACTTCACTCTTGAGGAGTTTGAGAAGTACGCTCGGTGTTTCAAGGAATCCTATTTCGAAATGAAAGAAGGAAATGCTGGCGATACGAAATGGTCTCCCTCCATCGAGGAAATCGAAGGAGAGTATTGGCGGATAGTTGAGCACGCAGCGGCGGATGAAGACGTCGAGGTATATTATGGAGCTGACTTAGAGAACAAGGTTCTTGGAAGTGGATTCGAGAGAGGAGAAACTTCTGGTTGGGACCTTAACAACTTGCGTCGTCTCTCGGGCTCTTTGCTATCATTCGAGCGTGGAGACATCTCGGGCGTTCTCGTGCCATGGGTCTATGTTGGGATGTGTTTTTCAACCTTTTGCTgg CATGTGGAGGACCATCACTTATACTCAATAAACTATAATCACTTTGGCGAGCCAAAAGTGTGGTACGGAGTTCCTGGAACCCATGCAACGTCACTAGAGAAGGCCATGAGGAAACATTTACCAGAGCTTTTCGAGGAAACACCTGATCTACTCCATGGACTCGTCACTCAGTTCTCACCATCCATTTTGAAAGACGAGGGAGTCCCGGTTTATCGTGCGGTTCAGCGTGCAGGAGAGTATGTTCTCACATTCCCTAGGGCGTATCACGCCGGTTTCAACTCCGGTTTCAACTGTGCAGAAGCTGTGAACGTCGCTACCGTTGACTGGTTATCTCACGGACAGAACGCTGTGGAGTTATTGAGTGATGAGAACAAGAAAACGTCTGTGTCTCATGACAAGCTTCTCCTTGGAGCAGCTTACGAAGCTGTTAGGTCCTTGTCAGGTGATGGGGGAGAGAGTGGAAAGAGCTTAGAATGGAGATGCTTCTGCGACAAGAACATGACTCTTACTAAGGCGGTGGAGACTCGGTTACGTATGGAAGAAGCAAGGATCGATGCTCTTGGAGGCGGTTTTAGATTGATGAAGATGGAGAAGTACTTTGATTCGAACTGCGAAAGGGAATGCGCTAAGTGCTCTTACGACTTGCATCTCACGGCATCTGGCTGCAGCAAATGCTCTCCTGGGGAGTATGCTTGCACTAAGCACGCTAACGAGCTTTGTTCATGCGAAGGGAATGATCGGTTCGTACTTCTTCGTCACACCGTAGATGAGCTGAGATCGTTGGTTAGAGCGTTGGAAGGGGAACCAGAGCATCTTAAGACTTGGGCTTCCATGGTTAGAGAAGTTTTTTCAGAGGCTCAGAAGAGAGAACCTAGAGGTTTTGATCTGAACCTTGAGTTTCAAGTGGATGGCGAGTTTGATGATACTTCAGAGACACGCCATGATGAAGCAGAGGATCTAAAAACTTGGGCTTCCAAGGTTAAAGAACCTAGAGATTTTGATCTGAACCTTGAGTATCAAGTGGATGACGAGTTTGATAATACTTCAGACGCACGCCATGATGCATACATGTTGAACTTTGCTGCCTCTGTGGAGACTATAAACCTAGGGTTCTTGGTTTTCCGAGACCTTTGGTCTAACAAGCATGCGATATATCCAAAAG GGTTCAAGAGTAGGGTTAAGTTCTACAACGTGAAAGATCCAATGAGAATGAGCTATTACATATCTGAGGTTGTAGATGTAGGACTTTTGGGTCCATTCTTCACG GTTACTCTGGAGGAAGCTCATCAAGACGAGAGCTTCTCTGCTGGCTCAGCTCAGGCATGCTGGGAAATGGTGTTGCAGAAAGTTAACGAAGAGATCAAGAAGCGCCAAGAACGTAATATTCATACTTTGGAAAGCATCAACGGGTTACAAATGTTTGGTTTTCTCTCCCCGTCTATAATTCag GCCATTGAGGCTCTTGATCCGAACCATCGCCTAGTAGAGTACTGGAACCTTAGGAAACAGGGAGGTTCGTTGGAAGTGTGA